Below is a genomic region from Flavobacteriales bacterium.
GGATACAGTCCGAGTTTCGATACCCTCATCATTACTCCCTGATGCTGAAAATCGCCTGGCGGAAAGAATATGTGCAAGCATTACCGGAGGGACATCGTTTCCCAATGGAAAAATACGCGCTTCTTCCGCAGCAATTGTTGTACGAAGGCACCATTAGTGAAGAAAATTTATTTGCACCCGAGCCCATTGATGATGAAATTTTGTTGTGGACCCATGATGCCGGTTACGTACAAAAATTAAAAGGACTCCAACTCGATAAAAACGAAATTCGTAGAATGGGATTTCCCCTCGATGAACATCTGATTCTTCGAGAATGGATGATCATGGAAGGCACGCGCAAAGCGGCAGAATATGCACTCGAATTGGGTATCGCCATGAATATTGCCGGCGGTACACATCATGCCTACACCAACCGCGGCGAGGGATTTTGTTTGCTCAACGATAATGCCATTGCTGCCAATTGGTTATTGAAGAAAAAAAACATCGAGCGCATATTGATTGTCGATCTCGATGTGCACCAGGGCAACGGAACGGCAGAGATTTTTGCCAATGAAAAACGTGTTTTTACACTCAGCGTTCACGGCGAAAAAAATTATCCCCTGCACAAAGAACAAAGCGATTTGGATATTGGTCTGCCCGATAAAATAGAAGATGAAGCTTACCTCCAAATCATTCGTGCTACGTTGCCATCTCTGGTGGAAAAATTTAAACCGCAATTCATCTTTTATCAATGCGGGGTCGATATTTTATCGACGGATAAACTGGGTCGATTGGGTGTCAGCATCGAAGCCTGCAAAGAAAGAGATCGCATCGTTCTAGAGCTTGCACGCAGGGAAAATATTCCCATTGTTTGTTCCATGGGCGGTGGTTATTCCGAGCGCATCGCCGATATAGTAGAAGCGCATGCCAATACCTATCGCCTCGCGCAGCAATTGTTTTTTTGATTAAAACAACCGCGTCTGCGGATCAGCCGCATGTTGATCGAATAAATTCAAATTGAATTCCGGTGCTTTTTTTCCGCTGAAGTATTTTCGTTTGGCCAGTTTCACCATGTCGGCAATTTGTTGTGCAATGACACCTTCGCCTTTCATGCGCGTTCCAAAGCGATTGTCGTTAACTTTTCCGCCATGCAATTCTTCGGTCTGGTGAATGATTTTTTCTGCCCGGTCGGGATAGTGGTGACGTGTCCAATCCTTGAAAATTTCGAGTAATTGTCCGTTTAACCGCAACACCTGGTGACCAAATGCCAGCGCTCCTGCCTCCGAACAGCGTTCTGCCACATCTAAAATTTCCATGCTATTCAGAGCGGGAATAACAGGCGCCATCAATACGCTTACGGGAATTCCGGCATCACTTAGGGTGCGGATACATTCCAGTCGGCGTTGCGCGGTGGCCGTGCGTGGCTCCAATGCGCGACGCAAATGCTCATCGAAGGTGGTCACCGATAAAATCACTTGTGCCAGTCCATCGTTGGCCAATTGCTGCAATAAATCCATATCGCGTTCCACCAGCGTGTTTTTGGTAATGATGCCTACCGGTTGTTTAAACTGAAGACAGACTTCGAGCAGGGATCGTGTAATTCCAAACTTTTTCTCGCATGGTTGATAGCAATCGGTGTTTCCCGACATCAGTATCACATCCGGCTTATAATTCTTTGCCGATAAATCTTTGCGCAATAACTCAGCAGCGTTTTTCTTCACCAAAATCTTCTGCTCAAAATCGAGTCCCGCAGAATATCCCCAGTACTCGTGGGAGTTTCTGGCGTAACAGTAAATGCATCCGTGTTCACATCCCTGATACGGATTCATCGAATAGGGTGCGGGGATATCCGGACTTTCTACGGTATTAATAATGCTCTTGGGTGAAATCGTCAGGAAACTGGTTTTCGATTCAAAGCCTGCTTCCTCATCGAGGCCTTCGATGTGTTCTTGTACCACTTTCTGAGAATGAAAGCGGTTATGCGTATTCAATTGTGCTCCTCGTCCCTTAA
It encodes:
- a CDS encoding histone deacetylase: MLKIAWRKEYVQALPEGHRFPMEKYALLPQQLLYEGTISEENLFAPEPIDDEILLWTHDAGYVQKLKGLQLDKNEIRRMGFPLDEHLILREWMIMEGTRKAAEYALELGIAMNIAGGTHHAYTNRGEGFCLLNDNAIAANWLLKKKNIERILIVDLDVHQGNGTAEIFANEKRVFTLSVHGEKNYPLHKEQSDLDIGLPDKIEDEAYLQIIRATLPSLVEKFKPQFIFYQCGVDILSTDKLGRLGVSIEACKERDRIVLELARRENIPIVCSMGGGYSERIADIVEAHANTYRLAQQLFF
- a CDS encoding PA0069 family radical SAM protein, which codes for MAIKGRGAQLNTHNRFHSQKVVQEHIEGLDEEAGFESKTSFLTISPKSIINTVESPDIPAPYSMNPYQGCEHGCIYCYARNSHEYWGYSAGLDFEQKILVKKNAAELLRKDLSAKNYKPDVILMSGNTDCYQPCEKKFGITRSLLEVCLQFKQPVGIITKNTLVERDMDLLQQLANDGLAQVILSVTTFDEHLRRALEPRTATAQRRLECIRTLSDAGIPVSVLMAPVIPALNSMEILDVAERCSEAGALAFGHQVLRLNGQLLEIFKDWTRHHYPDRAEKIIHQTEELHGGKVNDNRFGTRMKGEGVIAQQIADMVKLAKRKYFSGKKAPEFNLNLFDQHAADPQTRLF